From the genome of Vicia villosa cultivar HV-30 ecotype Madison, WI linkage group LG2, Vvil1.0, whole genome shotgun sequence, one region includes:
- the LOC131649780 gene encoding uncharacterized protein LOC131649780 encodes MEKPPTLDLYDETTDPDDHIRSIEAVMDYHVVKGSIKCRIFPTTLRKGAMTWYRNLRPNSIHSWTELKELFLSHFTASRRQPKSEVNLEAVIQGADEPLRDYLDRFNKEAVQVQTTGYMKRYLLERGLLPGSDFKKAIKIEKVPTMNALLRKAQAFIAFEEGKAAAIKASRGNDVARSSNLDNSGSR; translated from the coding sequence atggaaaaaccgccgACCTTGGATCTGTACGACGAAACCACCGATCCTGACGATCATATCCGGAGCATCGAAGCCGTTATGGATTACCACGTCGTCAAAGGTTCCATTaaatgccgcatctttccgaccacaCTCAGGAAAGGAGCAATGACTTGGTACAGGAACCTTCGCCCCAACTCCATTcactcctggaccgagctcaaggAACTCTTTTTGAGCCATTTCACAGCCTCCCGTCGGCAACCAAAGTCGGAAGTGAACCTTGAGGCTGTAATCCAAGGAGCCGACGAGCCCCTCCGagattacctcgacaggttcaacaaagaggccgtccaagtgcagacgACCGGTTACATGAAAAGATACCTCCTAgaacgaggacttctccccggaaGCGACTTCAAGAAGGCTATAAAAATCGAGAAGGTGCCCACTATGAACGCCCTCCTCCGCAAGGCCCAAGCCTTCATCGCTTTCGAGGAAGGCAAAGCAGCTGCGATCAAAGCTTCGAGGGGCAATGACGTTGCCCGCAGCTCGAACCTCGACAATTCAGGCTCGCGCTGA
- the LOC131651781 gene encoding cinnamoyl-CoA reductase-like SNL6 yields MAPSFDVTSHTVCVMDASGQLGFSLVQRLLQRGYTVHASIQKYGEDLFNGVSADSDKLKIFRSDPFDYHSIIDALRGCSGLFYSFEPPLDQPNYDEYMADVEVRAAHNVLEACAQTETIDKVVFTSSATAVVWREDRKTIEPDMDEIHWSDVNFCRKFKLWHGMSKTLAEKTAFALAMDRGVNMVSINAGLLMTHDLSIKHPYLRGAAEMYEDGVFVTVDLGFLVDTHICVYEDVSSYGRYLCFNHIINTQDDAVQLAHKLTTTASSSIPQSDDYGKRFIEQKISNKKLNKLMVDFEA; encoded by the exons atgGCTCCTTCTTTTGATGTAACTTCTCACACTGTTTGTGTTATGGATGCTTCCGGTCAATTAGGGTTTAGTCTTGTTCAAAGACTTCTTCAAAGAGGTTACACCGTTCATGCCTCCATTCAAAAATATG GAGAAGATCTATTCAATGGAGTTTCGGCTGATTCTGATAAACTCAAGATTTTTCGATCGGATCCTTTTGATTATCATAGCATAATTGATGCTCTTAGAGGTTGCTCTGGTTTGTTCTACTCGTTTGAACCTCCTCTTGACCAACCCAATTATGAT GAATACATGGCTGACGTGGAAGTTAGAGCAGCACACAACGTGCTTGAAGCTTGTGCTCAAACAGAAACCATAGACAAAGTTGTTTTCACTTCCTCAGCAACTGCTGTTGTTTGGAGGGAAGATCGTAAAACCATTGAACCTGATATGGATGAAATTCATTGGAGTGATGTCAATTTTTGTCGCAAATTTAAG TTATGGCATGGGATGTCAAAGACACTAGCAGAGAAAACCGCGTTTGCATTAGCAATGGACAGAGGAGTGAACATGGTGTCCATCAATGCAGGATTATTAATGACTCATGACCTTTCCATCAAACACCCTTATTTAAGAGGAGCTGCTGAAATGTACGAAGATGGTGTCTTTGTGACCGTTGATTTAGGTTTCTTGGTGGATACCCACATCTGTGTCTACGAGGATGTCTCATCCTACGGTCGTTATTTATGCTTCAATCATATTATTAATACTCAAGATGACGCCGTTCAGCTCGCACACAAATTAACCACTACTGCATCTTCTTCCATACCCCAAAG CGATGACTATGGAAAGAGATTCATTGAACAGAAAATAAGCAACAAGAAGTTGAACAAATTAATGGTGGACTTTGAAGCTTAA